The genomic region TACAGCTTGTTTATATCATAGATGTTTTAAGGATTACCTGAAATAGATGGATTTGGGCCTAAACGTGATATCCAGACTCTTTTTGGAATGAAAAGCTCCTTTGTCTCTTCAATAAGGATTTGCTATCTAAGCTTTTTGGAGAGGATGggagtacctgcaagggactctgatgcttaagttagcaaaaaTTTTAGGCaaatttttagtagattagagtTCAAAAAATACCTGAGAGTGTAAGGGTATTTATAGTTGTAGATGGTGAGCTAATAACTACTTTAGAAAGTAGCTCTACCTTTGATAGTGGATAATTGTTCCTTTTTATTACGAAAGTTtttgagatctcccttctaaATCAATAGGAGATATTGTAGGagttagttacttatttgaatgagTAGGGCGATGATACGTGGAATTTCGTATCTCTACAaacttccttcggcaagtataccgaatttgtcgtcaagtaaaaactcacaatagagtgaggtcaaatcccacagggattgattggttgagcaaaTTTAATCAAAGGGATGGTCTAGTTGAACTAAACagaattgaattgagatttgcagaaatttaaatggcGGGAAATGTAAAtagaaagaaatgtaaatgacggaaaggtaAATAGCTGAATTAAACTGCTGGAATGTAAATTGatgaatgtaaattacagaaaataaatagcaagaaattaaataggaaTGGGGTGATGAACATTAAAGTAAACAGAATATTGAGAATGagaagataagaatggggaagctcattgggttcaagagatgttgcattctccggatcaagttcattctcttCTCTCCCTCaatccatgcaactcattgatctcttggcaatcttaggtgattgaatcccaattccttggcaattcaatctctctaagcttgaataattgcccaattccttgatctgattgctcatggaaagagatgaagtacgatcactgattataccacatattTTTCTAGATCAAAGCTtcgggaggattatatgtcactatatccgtccaacccccaatctagtccaacatgagaaaacatttctagcatgattccctcattcctcttccaaggttccgagggaatccaagtatgaacaatttctcttccgagacaattgcaCATTTGGTTGAGGACCGAAAgctttcaagcaaatcaaagagaatgaatagaagaagaacaataagaattattattgatccattgaattacaacagagctccctccctCAATGAAGTGGGGTTTAGTTGATTatagctctggaaaataaaaatagaaatgtaAAAAATGCATTCAAAGTAAACTAACTACAGAGAAGAGTAAATGAGTCTTTACAATTCCGAATCCCCCCCTCTTTTtcagttcaaaactactcctatatatactacttctctgatCCTCAGTTGAGTCTTCAAGTATCTGGATGTGGGCCCTTGGCCTTAGTTGAAGTAGTTAACAAACTCTTTGGGTTTTTCTCATCTTGCTGGAAGGGTTTAGTTGAGGCATTAGTCACGTTACTTAGGCCATTAGTGTGAGTAACGTCATGTTTAGTTGCATGGTTCGAtgacgttagtgacaccaacgtGATCACTAATGTTGCAAACCTCTTGAATCCATATTACTCCTggtgttagtggcactaacgccACCACTAACGCCACAAGCTTGCCTTCTCCACGTTAGCActggcgttagtggcactaacgttgccactaacgccaCTCCTCCCTTGCACTTGAACCATCGTTGGCATTAGTGGGTGGATAATGCCACCACTAACGCCACTTTGCCCTTGCTTCCCAACGTTGATGCtggcgttagtggcaccaacATTGCCAGTATTGCTTTCTAACAGTCTCTTCATTGGCAAAAAGGCTCACACCAAGTATAACATACCAATCCATTTCTCCACTAATTTTATTCTCAGCAGAGATAAAAATTTCAATTGTTTGCAAAAATTGGGGAAGATCCTCCTCCAATGCCGAATACAGATTTAGAGCCTTGAGAGCTAACTTCTTTGCACCAACATATTCCCTTTCAGAAAATTTCCTCTCTGCTATTTCTTTGGCCCTAATTGCCTCATCCCTGTTGCACTCCATCATTACTTTTTGATATGTTGTTTCCTCACAAGCTAAAAGATAGAATTTAACCAGAAACACCAGATACTAAAACAAGCCCAAGGCTCATAATATGTATATCCTAGGAGTTTAATCAACTTCCTTACACCacatgaccaaacactaagtttggtgttcacaaaTGTCACATGCATACTTACAAGGAGTCACGTTGGttttaattcatgaggaatacttagttatttttatttggtCAATTgaagaaaatttaaaaagtagTTGCTACATTTCATTTTTGCCGCCATTAATTCAATTCATTTTTGTTGTGTTGAATAGGGAATATGGAGGAAGAGATTGATGGAGGTGACAATTTAAGGAAAGGGTTCGGCTACTTTATAACAAGGGCTAGGCACATGTCCTTGAATGGTGTTCCTTGGGAAGTGTTACCATACAAGCATTGGTTAGTTGAGTGTGTCATAGCTTCCACCCTTGAGGACCGAACCCAACCACCTCATAAAGTGGCAATCCTTGTCTCCATGCCACTTTACATACACACCATCCATTTTCATCACACAATGTTAATCTCCACCCTTCATCTATCCACGACCTTTCAATATGAATAACTCACACTCTCTGTGACCGAACCATTGCTCACTTCCACATTTCAACTCTTGTTTCCATTTCATTACAAGCTACTTCCATATCTCTTGCTTTCGGTCACCTTCCCTCAATTACATCTCCACATCTTTTTCTTATAACTAACACTCTTGATCACTCATCTGTCTTCCTTCACTAGCCACATCCTCAACTCATTTCACTCACTATACCCGCCACCTTCCTCTATATCTCTCTTCCTCTATTCAACTCCTCTCCCATTCAGCAATTCATGGTGCTCTGTCTCTTCTCACCTTCTCACTTGCCTGTTGCACAACACTAGCAGCTTGTGCAGCAACAGAAGATGATCCATCTGTGCCACCAAAACCAGCCATTCTCGATTGAGAACTCCACTGATAGTTCGAGTTATTACTTCCAGATTGATGTCGAGAACCCTGATGCTGTTGTCGAGAAGACCAATTTGGTGACTTAAAGACATTGGGAGTTAGACCCCTCTCCACAGCTACAAAAGCTTTATTACAATTGGGACACAAAAGGGTATGATTCAAATAAATCCTCATATATTCATAATGTGTCCTGCATCGATTGCAGATAGTCCAAAAGGTTTCAGCTCTTCTGTGTGTAGGTGGAACTGAAAATGAAGATCTCAGAGAGTTATTATTTCCAGCTTTCATGTTATCCTTCTTGAAATTATAATAACCATTTGAACTAGGTGTATCTGATTGAGATGCAACATGGTTTGAAGTGTTATGTTgaaaaccttttgaactcctcTTTTGGTTATATTCTAGTCTATTGGTCTTGTCTGATAGAAAACTCCATGCCTCGGAAACCAGCTTGAATGCACCTTCTGCACCTAAACACTTGTTTTTGTCGGGGCGTGCCATTAAGTtggtcacgtgctgcttgtcacgcgtacgcgtcactggcaacttttcttgtcacgcgtacgcgtgggtgacgcgtgcgcgtgaccttgagttcagcaaatcctcatttcttcatgaattctccatttttgcatgctttttcttcattccttcaacccaatctttgcctactaatcctgaaatcacttaacaaacatatcaaggcatcgaatggaattaaagtaaattaaaattagcgatttaaaggcctaaaaagcatgtttttactcttaagcataaattaggagaaattcacaaaaccatgctatttcattgaataaatgtgagaaaagttgataaaatccccagaatttaacacaagataaaccataaaattggggtttatctccaacccgcatatgccttcaacttgtTGATGGTTTTGTTAAGTTCCTATCCGGTGTAGTTGAAGatatgattgttagggttggacccttttcctttcccattgactttgtggtgttggatatggatgGGCACAAAAGTGCATctcttatcctaggaagacccttcctagctacaagaagaaccctcattgatgtttaGTAAGgaaaagtaaccctgagagtcaatgaggatgaatatgtgctaaatgctgtcaaagccatgcatcATCCAGACACTCCAAAGGAGTGCATGAGCATTGACATTATcaactccctggtggaagaagtgAACATGGTTACAAGACTCGAGGAAGAGCTGGATGACATCTTCTATGATCCCCAGCTCGAGTTGGAGGTAGCAGACAAAATACAGGAGACTTTAAGTGCTCCTAAGGAAGATGATAAGCCTCCAAaactcgagctcaagccattaccatcctccctgaaatatacatttctgggagaTGGAGACACgtatcctgtaatcataagctccacattagagccacaggaagaagaagcacacaTTCAAGTGCTCAAGACACACAAGACCGCTCTTGAGTGGACTATAAGTGACTTTAAGGGCATTAACCCAAcccgatgcatgcacaaaatcctgctggaggatgacgccaaaccagtggtgcaaccacaaaggcgactgaatccggctatgaaggaagtagtgcagaaggaagtcactaaactctgggaggctaggattatttatcccatctttgacagcccctgggtgagccctgtccaagttgttcccaaaaagggaggcatgaaaatggttcataatgaaaagaatgaactgattcctacaaggacagttacagggtggcgtatatgcatcgactatagaaggctcaataacgccaccaaaaaggatcattttcctttaccgttTATTGATCAAAttctagagagactagcagggaaTGCTTTTTATTGCTTCTTAAATGGATATttcgggtacaatcaaatagcagtggaTCCATAGGATTAAGAGAAGACAGCTTTCACATGCCCATATGGCGTGTTTGCCTATAGGTGATTGCCATTGTGCCTGCGCAATGCACTTGCCACCTTCCAGAGATGTATACTCTCcatcttttctgatatggtggagaAGTTCCGTGAAGTGTTCATGgatgatgatgagcggataatttatatgctttttggcattgtttttacatagtttttagtatgatttagttagtttttagtatatttttattagtttttaaataaaaatcacatttttggactttactatgagtttgtgtgtttttctgtgatttcaggtattttctggctgaaattgagggacttgagcaaaaatctgatttagaggccgaagaaggactacagatgctgttggattctgacctccctgaactcgaaatggattttctggagctacagaaacccaattggcgcgatctcaattgagttggaaagtagacatccagggctttccagaaatatataatagtccatactttgctcgagttttgatgatgcaaactggcattcaaacgccaaatTCCTGccgtattctggagttaaacgccagaaacaggttacaaataagagttaaacgccagaaacaggctacaacctggcgtttaactccaaaaagagtctctacacatgaaagctcaatgctcagcccaagcacacaccaagtgggtccgaaagtggatttctacatcatttacttatcttatgtaaccctagctactagtttagtataaaaactacttttagtgatttattttatatctctggttagtctttgaataattttaccttgagagatcacgtttagggggctggccactcggccatgcctggaccttcattacttatgtattttcaacggtagagtttctacacaccatagattaaggtgtggagctctgctgttcctcatgaattaatgtaaaatactattgttttcttattcaattcaagcttattcctattctaagatattcgcttgcacttcaacatgatctgggaagggatgactgtgacgagcttcaaactcgcgagtgttgggcgtagtgacagacgcaaaaggatcaatggatcctattccaacatgatcgagaaccgacagatgattagccgtgcggtgatagtgcatttggaccattttcactgagaggacgggaagtagccattgacaacggtgatgcctaacatacaacttgccatggaaaggagtatgaatgattggaagaaagcaataggaaagcagaggttcagaagcaacaagcatcttcatacgcttaactgaaatcccaccaatgaattacataattatttctatcttattttatttatattttaattatcaaaattccataaccatttgaatccgcttgactgagatttacaaggataaccatagcttgcttcaagccgacaatctccgtgggatcgacccttactcacgtaaggtttattagttggacgacccaatgcacttgctggttagttatgcgaagttgtgaagaagaattgagattatgatagtgcgtaccaagtttttggcgccattgagatcacaatttcgtgcaccaagtttttggcgccattgccggggattgttcgagtttggacaactgacggttcatcttgttgctcagattaggtaattttattttatttttgtttttattcttttttttttcgaaaaattttcaaatttttttttcaaaaaaataaattattctatgttcttcagaattttttaagaatgaattctagagtttcatgagatatgttgaatcctggccggctgttaagccatgtctaatcttttggaccgaggtttcaactatccttagaagagctttgataaaccactattttatggtttatcttgtgctcaattgagtggtttttatcaactctttacccacttattcatactatttgcaaggttttacatttgccttcctaattatgtgctttgattgaaaacatgcttctttggtctttaaattgctaatattaatcatctcttattaccattcaatgccttgatatgtgtgttaagtgttttcagagattacagggcaggaagggctcagaggatggaaaggaagcatgcaaaagtggaaggaatacaagaagttagagaaattgctaagctgtccagcctgacctcttcgcactcaaacggctataactttagctacagaagtccaaatgacgcggttccagttgcgttggaaagctaatgtccggggcttcaatttgatatataatatctcatagtttctctgacgctgATCAACGCGAACGTGTGATTCAcgcggccacgtcgcagtgacgaaaaatcagcgtgtttgaattcgcaaccagcaaattctgggctgtttctgacccagtttgcggcccagaaaacacagattagaggctataaagtgggaaaatcacaagctcacaattcacaatcttaggattagatgtagtttttagagagagaggttctctcctctctcttaggatttagaattaggattcttttcactttatgattatttcatcttttgcgatcacaggttcaatgttccttttatttatttttccaatttaatttcttttgtgaatgcaattcgaggtattttcatatttaattttgctttgctttatttatatgaatgcttttaatttaatttagatattttcccttttggctttggttaaataattggtgactcttgagttatcaaactcattgttgattgaaaattggaattcttcaagaattaattcgaattccaataactctgactttttccaaggaaagactaggacctgaggaataaaaattaattcatccacttaacttaccttcatagttagaggttaacaaggtgggagaaaaatccaattctcattacaattgataaggataaccaggataggacttccagttttaataccttgccaagagtttattttattattactatttttcttattgttcaacatattgcttccttactttcaaaacccccaatttacaaactcataaccaataataagaacatacctccctgcaattccttgagaagacgacccgaggtttaaatactcggttatcaattttaaaggggtttgttacttgtgagaaccaaacgtttgtaagaaaggttgattatttggtttagtaactatacttgcaacgagagtttactataacttctaaaccatcaatcttccgctctttcaaaatggcgccattaccggggaatagcaaacgtgtgccttattattggttattgtaaatatttgctttttgcttgtttatttatttttatttttgtttttattttttgctttttcataaattaagaggttattggtttttatttagttattaaaaattttttcaaaaatttgttcttggtgttcatcttgatcttcaagttgttcttcgtgttcatcttgaccttcaagttgttcttagttgttttcttcattttgatctaaaaattttaagtttggtgtcattttattgttttcctctttcctcatcaaattcaaaaattcaaaatttaaaactcaaatttcaaaattcaaattaaaaaaaaaattaaaattcaaatttcaaaatttcaaaacttaaatttcaaaattcaaatctttttcaaaaatcatatctttttcaaaatcttatcttatcttatttcaaaaatcaaatttcaaaattcaaaatttcaaatttcaaatttcaaaattcaaaattcaaaattcaaaatttaattttcaaattcaaaatttaaattttaataactttttaatttgaatttgtttttattttcgtttttaatttttattagctaccatgaattcttaccactctcgctttgagtttggttccaatgttgttgcaaggaatggaaattataacaggaacatgcatcaaggtcaaaataatcagagatggaaggagccacgaggatctgatcaaccctttagggaacaaccccctccaagataccatggaccacgaccattccagaatgcatgtcaagacaatagatatggtggacccccttgtagttaccaacaagccccgtcATATGctaatgaaccacctcctcaacatgactttggaccaccatactcacaagccccctactaccagacatcatcacatgattctaacccgtatctaccacaccaaccaccttatgagccatttgaaccatatatagaaccaccccaattctaacccaattactcccaagaaccaccaactcaatatttgccatctccatatccatcaatccaagagcactatgatcctacttatgatagctgagcgcaacaagaatcaagggatcgtctcacaGAAACATGTGCAAAACTTCAAGCAACCTTTCGCCAACtggatcaagcgataaatcgattaccttcacGACGTTCGGagactcaaggaacccccatggcctcatgtgggcaatctaatgaagaacgtagcatgaaggagatattagaaactccggtggacagtgagcagcacgattttatattgaaacaattggaagaagctacgcctgccattgaggaggaagaagtggttgaatacttaggagatgcagaacctccatgggaaactccagccatagaacctccttcaaagacgtttgaaattgatgttgaggagggtgtacaacctccaaggcatatcatggctaaagactttgaagaggttgatcaagagatagaaattcaagaagaaaaagcactacctctcatgcccttggtaagtaatgaagaagagattgaattggaagaaaactaccaagaggaagatgttgaaattaaagaagtttgcaaagaggtggaagttatcaaagagcacaagggagtggagcttgaaatcaccttgccaaagttattggagactcctccccctaagttgccgtcatccttcacaacattcaagtgggtaaaattcatatcccttagctttctaatcccacttgaatatgggctactggagacggatggtcaacttagagctctttgtggcattaagagtaagaggaagatggccagtggtaagaattgtcctgcaaggttcattatggttggaagctttaagtttaaacacaaaggttggtgtaaagctcaactgaatgggtctaggaagttgttcggccgctttagtgagaattcagattgcttgctaccctgacggaatcataatgatcaacacaaagatgggtgcaaaagcaagatttgggacctcGGAATTCATTCCAGCAATCAACACtcatggggccttgtcacttgctttaacctacttgaaggctttctgcgcctagtttgggaccccggaggccattgaaatcacaaacattggtggagattcctggacgaatacaagcacaagccaccataacagggagctcaccaaatgtccaacttaaggactttaactaaaagtgctaggagggagacaactcaccatggtatgatcattccctttttagttttaattttatttctttttgtttgtttttgagttttattttattttatttcattgaacctggaattactcataaaattcatattaacactgcattctgcatttttttcagataaaaaaaaaggagagcacacacgcgacgcggcagcgttgctgacgcgtccgcgtcaccagtgcaatgggaagaaaagaaaacaaacagaaagtcatgcgagagcgtggctggaggcgcgcctttagcataatttgaccccaagcgaccgcgtcgctgacgcatctgcgtcatgtgggaaaagggcctcccacgcgtccgcgtcactcacgcggcagCGTGACCtgcaaatcgacgtaaaagagggtgcatggccgaaagatgAGCTAGAGTgatgctggactggcgctagacgcacagaccttaccacgcgaacgcgtgccccacgcgtccgcgtcatatcccaatattggtcaaccacgcgatcgcgtcccccacgcgaccgcgtcccccacgcgaccgcgtcaccctaaaaTTTGGCAATATGAGCTTCAAACAGAAAGTTACGCGACCGCGCGGCTGCCCTCGCACTAATGGCACAGATCGATCTATGCGACCGCGTGGataacgcgtccgcgtcatttcatagaagcgctatccgcgcgaccgcgtcactcacgcgaccgcgtcacaagcggcgcacagaatatccagattagtcaattttcttatcttttcttctctaatcctaatttttctatcttttcttattctttcttcgtccttttcttactttcttcttcttcatccctcttcacttccattctatttcatttattttattttcatactttcattcattgcattattttcattggtgttagaaatttatttgggtcattattttttatatatttttgtggattatttaagatttgtttgacaattatatattactttttaaaggtttgcttgcatgttcaatttaatactttcaatagcttatttaccatgcatgctctgtgtttgtgaaaaagctcatatggcattatgcatttttctagattattccattcTACTATTctgatgcctgtttttcacaaattccctttttatgttttattaatttaatataattattcttACAAATAGGTTGTTAgtatgaaagacttggtaatttaAATTGGActttaaatgcttgatctatgctactcatgcctttgcctgcatgccaataaacaccttgcatttaattgtcttcATATGCACTGCTATATTCCCgtttatgatttttcacatgtagtcatgaccatgtgtcaacatcatttatcttttaatgtgcattaattaccacctttcctattctcttccttgctctatccctttgaattcaagttactttttttttcccttttcaggatggccaccaagaagggtaaagagaaagctactcccaaatcaacagcaaggaaaggaacagaAAAAgcaccagctgaggaaccacaacccctatccacttgcacatcttagcatgcaccgaggaccgtgcaatctttaagtgtggggaggtcgataccgactttcaggggttagttaccttcttttcaacaccaatactcttattttctttatttgttcattgttgcatctacatatttgattgcatgtttgtttaattttatgcatttagttaccgcttggttgaagtaatatatttcactaatttgaataaaatttaatgttacacttgtttgaagaaatattatactggaacatagtttagagctcgaacacacaaaacctgtgagatttttgagcctatttgaattggttgcattttaccaaccaatattttatttttggtgtgtatttttctctctaaaattatgatctttgtcttgcttaattctatatttccattatttgatgtatgcatacacttacatgattgaggcctttgtttcactgagcttacatacccatatggcctttccctttcattattctttgcaaaccaatgttgagcctattatacccctttgttctttactttagcacatcattaactctaagcagaaaataataatgtccttaattagaatccttggttagcttagactagtgagagtgctcatgatttaagtgtggagaaattggctttggaaacatttggtttgagaattgagtatgttagaattttctgaaaatgtgaaagaaatgtttgggacatgttcatgcattcaataatttaatcatatgcattgagaaaaacaaaagaaaaaaaaagagaagtgaaaaaaaaagagcaattaagcaaaaaggggacaaaatgccacaaaagtaagtggtgaaagcaatgcatatgtactgtacttgaaattagaatgcatgaatatgtggaaaacatggttaatggatagttagatgtggtattatgattacatggattgactaaaattaggtggaaagtttaagttaattaaggattcagattttagtccacttggccaaatacaatcctaccttgaccctaaccccattacaacccttaaaagacctcttgatatgtgtatctgtacattaaatttatgttgattattagatgaagaGTAAGCCTTA from Arachis ipaensis cultivar K30076 chromosome B02, Araip1.1, whole genome shotgun sequence harbors:
- the LOC110269205 gene encoding uncharacterized protein LOC110269205 produces the protein MARPDKNKCLGAEGAFKLVSEAWSFLSDKTNRLEYNQKRSSKGFQHNTSNHVASQSDTPSSNGYYNFKKDNMKAGNNNSLRSSFSVPPTHRRAETFWTICNRCRTHYEYMRIYLNHTLLCPNCNKAFVAVERGLTPNVFKSPNWSSRQQHQGSRHQSGSNNSNYQWSSQSRMAGFGGTDGSSSVAAQAASVVQQASEKVRRDRAP